From the Tripterygium wilfordii isolate XIE 37 chromosome 6, ASM1340144v1, whole genome shotgun sequence genome, one window contains:
- the LOC120001039 gene encoding non-functional NADPH-dependent codeinone reductase 2-like: MASSKVPQVLLNSSGGHKMPLLGLGTASFPLVEPQATKSAVLQAIELGYRHFDTASFYLTEQPVGEAIAEALSRGLIKSRDDLFITSKLWCNDGHPELVLPALKKSLENLKLEYLDLYLIHWPVSTKPGGSAMDRVRNREFLPMDYTSVWKAMEECQIFGLTKSIGVSNFSCTKLGYILATAKIPPAVNEVEFNPLWQQKKLMEFCKANGVILTAYSVLGSTGTMWGNNRVMEDKVLNQIAEARGKSVAQVSLRWAYEQGVCALVKSFNKERMKENLNIFNWTLTKEEAKKISEIEQVRGYLGEEFISIDGPFKTIEELWDGEV, from the exons ATGGCTTCTTCCAAAGTTCCTCAAGTCCTGTTGAACTCGAGTGGTGGCCACAAAATGCCTTTGTTGGGCCTGGGAACAGCAAGCTTCCCTCTTGTTGAACCACAAGCCACTAAATCAGCAGTTCTCCAGGCAATTGAGCTTGGTTACAGACACTTTGACACAGCGTCATTTTATCTAACAGAGCAGCCAGTTGGTGAGGCCATAGCCGAAGCACTTTCTCGCGGCTTAATCAAATCCCGCGATGACCTCTTCATAACCTCCAAGCTATGGTGCAATGATGGCCACCCTGAACTAGTCCTCCCTGCCCTCAAGAAAAGCCTAGA AAACCTCAAGTTGGAGTATCTTGATCTCTATCTTATTCACTGGCCAGTGAGCACAAAACCGGGGGGGTCCGCCATGGATCGAGTAAGGAATAGAGAGTTCCTTCCCATGGACTATACATCTGTTTGGAAAGCCATGGAAGAATGTCAGATATTTGGCCTCACCAAGTCCATTGGAGTCAGCAATTTCTCTTGTACAAAGCTTGGTTACATCCTAGCTACCGCGAAGATCCCTCCGGCTGTCAATGAA GTGGAGTTTAATCCACTGTGGCAACAAAAGAAGCTCATGGAATTCTGCAAGGCAAATGGAGTCATCTTGACAGCCTACTCAGTTTTAGGATCAACAGGAACCATGTGGGGAAACAACAGGGTGATGGAGGACAAGGTGCTCAATCAAATTGCTGAGGCTCGAGGAAAATCGGTGGCCCAG GTGTCTTTGAGATGGGCATATGAGCAAGGGGTGTGTGCATTGGTGAAGAGTTTCAACAaggaaagaatgaaagaaaacctCAACATATTCAACTGGACATTGACTAAGGAAGAGGCCAAAAAGATTAGTGAGATCGAGCAAGTCAGAGGATACCTCGGAGAAGAATtcatctccatagatgggcCTTTCAAGACAATTGAGGAGCTCTGGGATGGAGAGGTTTGA